In Gammaproteobacteria bacterium, the genomic stretch CCCGTGACCACACTCTTCATTTCCGACCTGCACCTGGAGGCCGCGCGCCCGGAAATCGGCGAGCAGTTCCTGTCGTTCCTCGGACGGGAAGCGGCAGGTGCCGACGCCTTGTACATACTCGGCGACCTGTTCGAGTACTGGATCGGCGACGACGATCCGGATCCTTACTATGCCGGCATGAAGTCGGCTATCGCTGAAGTGGCCGGCGCCGGTGTGCCGCTTTTCTTCATGCACGGCAACCGCGACTTTCTCATCGGTGAGCGCTTCGCGGCCGAGACCGGGATGACGCTGCTTGCCGATCCGACACCGGTGAATCTCTACGGCCGCACCGTCCTCTTGTCCCACGGCGACGCGCTGTGCACCGACGACGTCGCCTACCAGGCGGTGCGCAGCATGACGCGCAATCCGCAATGGCAGGCCGGCATGCTGGCGAAGAGCGTGGAGGAGCGGCGCGCGATCGCGCGCCAGGCGCGGGAGCAGAGCGTGGCGCACGGCAAGGCCATCGATGCTGAAATTTCCGACGTCAACCAGGCAGCGGTCGAAAACCTGCTGAGAGCGCACGGCATGACCACGCTGCTGCACGGCCACACGCACCGCCCCGCGGTGCACGAGTTTCTGCTCGACGGCCAACCCGCCACGCGTATCGTGCTCGGCGACTGGTACACGCAGGGCAGCGTCGTCCGCTGGAACGAGAACGGCCCGTCGCTCGAGACCCTCCCCCGCCCTTGATCTTGCCCCGCCGTTGATCACCGGAACTGTAGGAGCGCGCAACGCGCGCGACCTCTCACGTCAAATGCCCTGCACGCGTTGCCGCGGCACAGAGAGCGCGGCCGTTGTCTGGTCGCGCGCGATGCGCGCTCCTACGGGGGCGGCACGCCGCTGTGGAAACGGAACTCGGCATCGGGCGTGGTGATGAGAGATGCCTCGAGGGCGCGGAGCTCGGCGAAGCGCTGCTCGAAGGCGGCGTCGCTCGCACCCGCTTCGTTGCGCGCGAAGGCGAGATAGTGCTCGAAGTGCCGCGCTTCTGAAGCCAGCAGGCCGCCGTAGAAATCGCCGATGTCGGGCGGCAGGTGTGGCGCGACCGCCGCGAAGCGCTCGCAGGAGCGGGCCTCGATCAGCGCGCCGACCAGCAGCCTGTCCTGCAGCCGCTGCGGCTCGTGCCGGCGCACGGCCGCATGCAGCGCCGCGGCATAACGCGAAGCGGAAACTCGGCGAAACGGGATCGCGAGGCGGTCGAGGTGCTTCAGCACCTGCTCGAAATGCCTGAGCTCTTCGCGCGCGAGCCGCGACATGCGGTCGGCGAGCGCGCGGCGCGCGGGATACCGCCGGATCAGGTCGAGCGCGCTGGCCGCCGCTTTCAGCTCGCAGTTCGCGTGATCGAGCAGGAGCTCCGGCAGGCGCTCGGTCGCGGCGCGCACCCAGGGCGCGGGTGTTCGCTCGTCGAGGCAGTCGAGCAGCGGACCCGGCACCTCGACGCTCACAGCCATGCCGCCACCTCGTCCGCGGTCTGGATCCGGTCCTCCGGCCGCTTCGCCAGCAGGCGGTCGAGAAGCGCCTGGTGCCTGGACAGCGCGGCGGGCAGGCGCGGGATCGGCGCGTGGCCGTGCTGCCAGATGATGCCCATCGCGTTCGCCGCGCGATATGGCTTTTCGCCGGTAAGCATTTCGAACAGGATCACGCCGAGGCTGTAGATGTCGCTGCGCGGATCGACTTCCGCGGCGTGGCCCTGCTCCGGGCTCATGTAATAAGGAGTCCCGAAAATCTCGCCGCTGCCGGTGATTTCCTGTTCGAGCCGCATGCGCTTGGCGAGGCCGAAGTCGATGAGCGCGATGCTGCGGTCCTCGCGCAGCATGATGTTACCGGGCTTCAGGTCGCGGTGCAGGATCCCGACCGAGTGGACCTTCGCGAGCGCGCTCGCGATCTGGCGCGCCCATTTGATGGCGTCGCTCTCATCGATGCCCGACTGGATGCGCTGCCGGAGATCGCCTCCCGGGAGGTACTCCATCGCGATGTGCGCGTGCTCGTCGCTCACCCCGAGATCGTAGATGCGTACGATGTTGGGGTGGTGGAGATCGGCGATCAGCTCGTATTCCTGGAGGAATCGGTCGAACGCGCCGATACCCTCGGACAGGTCGGGCACCTGGCGCAGAACCTTCAGGATCACACGTTCCCGGTCCGTCTCGCGCTCGGCGAGGTACACCGCGGAGTGCTCGGTCGCCGAGAGCTTCTCGAGGAACCGGTAGCCCTTCACCAGCGGGTGAATGCCGGTCCTGAGATCGCCGACGAACAGCGAGGCGGTCGAAGAAGCCCGTCGCCTCGCCTTGAGAATGTGGCCGATGCGGACGATGAGGGCATCGTGGCGAATGCGCCGGCGGTTGAACACGCCGGCCGCTCCCGCGCTCCTGGCCGCGCGCTGCATCTCGTCGCTGCTGCAGAAATAGACTACCGGCGGGAACGCGGGATTGCGCAAAAACTGGCGCAGCGTTTGCATCCCCCGCCGGTCACCCTGGTTGTCACCGAGCAGCACGAGATCGTTGCCCGCGCCGCTGAACTCGTCCGGCAGGTGCCCCGTCGCCGTCGGGTCGTAATAGCTGATGGCCGCGTCGGGCCAGTGGGTCGTAACGTGGTGCATCAGCAACGCGCGGAACTCGGCCTGCGCATCGATGATCATTATTCTGGGCTTGTCCATGCGCGCTCAGGGACGCCCGGCACGAGTGCAGGACGCAATGCTGCCGTGATCAGCAGGCGCAGGGGCGTTCGCAGCCACCATGGCGAGCGTTCTCCCGGCGCGCCTGCGGGCTCACATCCCGACGGCCGTGTCCGTCCGCTCGGCTTCTTCCTCCGCGAGGACCCCGGCATCGAGCAGCTGCTCCCTGCGTTCCTGCTGCTTCGCCGCATCGTTGCGCTGCTCGGCCAGCCGGCGCAGATACTCGGGCGTGACATCGCCGGTGACGTATTCGCCGGAGAAGCAGGACGTATCGAATTCCACGATCTCGGAGTTGTCGTGGCGCACCGAGCGGATCAGCCCGTGCAGGTCGAGATAGATCAGCCGATCGGCGCCGATCATCTTCCTGACTTCGTCGACGCTGCGGCCGTTCGCGATCAGCTCGGAGGCCGCGGGCATGTCGATTCCATAGACGTTGGGATAGCGCACCGGGGGCGCGGCCGATGCGAAGTACACCTTGCGCGCGCCGGCGTCGCGCGCCATGCGGATGATCTGCTGCGACGTCGTCCCGCGGACGATGGAATCGTCCACCAGCAGCACGTTCTTGCCGCGGAACTCGAGGTCGATGGCGTTCAGCTTGCGGCGCACCGACTGGGTGCGCTCGGCCTGGCCCGGCATGATGAACGTGCGCGCGATGTAGCGGTTCTTGATGAAGCCCTCGCGGTACTTGACGCCGAGGTGATACGCGGCCTGTCCCGCGGACGTGCGGCTCGTATCGGGGATCGGAATCACGACGTCGATGTCGTGGTCCGGCCATTCGCGCACGATCTGCCCGGCGAGCTGCTCGCCCATGCGCAGGCGCGCTTTGTAAACGGAAAGGTCGTCGATGATGGAGTCTGGCCGCGCGAGATAGACGAACTCGAATATACAGGGCGTGTGCCGCACCGCACCCGCGTGCTCGCGACTGTGCAGCGTGCCGTCGTTCTCGATGTAGATCGCCTCGCCGGGGCGCACGTCCCGCACGCGCCGGAAACGCAGGATGTCGAGAGCGACGCTCTCGGACGCGACCATGTATTCCGCGCCGGCCGGCGTGTCGCGGCGGCCGAGGATCAAGGGCCGGATGCCATGCGGATCACGGAAGGCGACGACGCCGTGGCCGACCACCAGCGCGGCGACGGCATAGCCGCCGGAGCAGCGGCGGTGAACCGCCTCCACCGCGTCGAAGATCTGTCGGGGCTCCGCGCGTCCGTCCGTGCGGCGCTGCAGCTCGTGCGCGAACACGTTGAGCAAGACCTCGGAATCGGAGCCGGTGTTGAGATGCCGCCGATCCTCGCGGATCAGGAGCTCCTTCAGCTCCTCGGAGTTCGTGAGATTGCCGTTGTGCGCGAGGCAGATGCCGAACGGCGAATTCACGTAGAACGGCTGTGCCTCGGATGCCTGCGAGCCGCCTGCCGTGGGGTAGCGCACGTGCCCGAGCCCGACGTTGCCGGTCAGGCGCAGCATGTGCCGCTGGTGAAAGACGTCGCGCACGAGCCCGTTGCTCTTGCGCGTCTGCAGGCCGTCCTCACCCCAGGTGACGATGCCCGCCGCGTCCTGCCCGCGATGCTGCAGCACCGTGAGCGCGTCGTAGATCGCCTGGTTCACCGGCCCTTTGCCGACGATGCCGACTACGCCGCACATATTCCGATCCCTCTCATGATTCCCCTTGCGCCGCCGGCTTGCCTGCCTGCGGCATCAGCAGGTCGACGCCTTTCGGCGCCATGACCCGGATCCAGTCCGCGACGATCGCAGCGTAGGGAATCAGCCGCGACTCCTGCCACCACCCGTCGGTGTCGAAGCGGGCGAGCTGCCCGCCGATCACGAACACGCCCACCAGGAGGGCGCCACGGCAAAAGCCGAAGAGACCCCCGAGCGCCCTGTCGGTTCCGTTGAGCGCCGATACGCGCATCAGCTTCGAGAACCCCCAGCCGAGAATCCCGCCGAGCACGAGCACGACGACGAAGATGAGCAGCCGGCCGAACCAGAGCTGCAGGCCTTCGGAGCCCAGCCAGTCCTCGCTCAGCGCACCGAGGTCCTGGCCGAAATTCATGGCCGCCCAGATGGCGACGAGCAGCGCGGCGATGGAAATGGCCTCCTTCACGAAACCGCGAAAGATGCCGACGGCGATCGAGATCACTATGGCGACGGCAATGAGGATGTCGGCGGTCGGCATCGGTCAAGGTTCGAAGCTCGCCCCAACGAGCCGGTTCCGCGGACGCGGCGAAGGCATCGATTTTAGCAAATTGCCGCGCGCGCCATCACGGATGCGGCACGACCTGGCCCTTCAGGCCCTCGGCGCTCAGCCGCCTGGCCACGGCCTCGGCGCCGGCGCGGTCCTTCTGCGGCCCGATCCGCACGCGGTGGAGCTCGCCCGAGGCGGTCTCGAGCTGGCTCAGAAAGGCCGCATAGCCTTCGGCACGCAGCTTCGCCGCGAGCCGGTCGGCGTTCGCCTTGCTGGAGAAGCTGCCGAGCTGCACGGCCCACATGCCCGTCGCGGATTCGCCCTCCGCCGGTTCGGGCGATGCCCGCTCCGGTGCCGGCTCCTTCGTGGCCAGAGCGGTCTTTGTGTCCGGCGGCGGGGCGCTCTCGCGTTTCGGCTCCGGCGTGCTCTGCGGTTTCGACTCGCGTGCCGTGGCCGTATCGGCCGTGGCCGCTGGCTCCGCTGTCTCTTCCGCAGGCGCCGCGGCCGTGTCCGACACGGGCCCGCCGGTCCGCGAGGCGCCGTCCTCGTCCGACGCCGCCCCGGCTCCAGCCTCGCGCTCCGCGGCCGCGGCAACGGGATGCAGCGCGGCTTCGGGCGTGTCCGGCAGCGGCTGGTCGCGATCGCGTTCCAGCACCACGGTGCGGCGCTCGCCGGGCTCGCGGCTCTGTCCGGGCAGGAGCACGGGCTCGCTGATCATCGCGCGCCCCTCCGGCGCGGGCCCGTCGAGGAACACCGGCACCACCAGCACGACGATCGCCACCAGCACGACGGCGCCGACGATCCGTTCTTTCAGTGCGCGATCCATTCGTTGTGCAGCGACACTTCAGAGTGTGCGCGCGAGTATATCGCACGAGCCGCGGTGTGCGAGGGCGATCCCAGGCCGTAGGAGCGCGCGATGCGCGCTCCTACAGCAGCCACTCGAGCGCGGGGCCGACGGTGTAGAAGGAGCCGGTGATCAGCACGAGCGCGTTCGGATCCGCGTGCGCGGCGACGTGCTCGAGGGCAGCCGCCGGCGTCGGCAGTACGCGGCACGGACGCCGGCTTTCCCGGGCGATGAGCGCCGCGAGCGCGTCCGGATCGGCCGCGCGCGCGTTCTCCGGCCGCACTGCGATCCAGCCATCGACGTGCGGCGCCAGCGACCGGACGATCGCGCCGGCGTCCTTGTCCGCGAGCACGCCGATGATGGCGATGATCGGCCCCGTGTGCGCGAGCTCCGCCAAGAGATCCGACAGCACACGGGCGGCATCGGGATTGTGCGCGACGTCGAGCAGGTAACTGCGGCCGGCGCACTCGATGCGCTGGAAGCGGCCGGGCAGCGCGAGACGGCGGAAAGCGCCGCCGACCGTGGCGGCATCGAGCACGTCGTCGACGCCCATCGCCTCGAGCACGGCCAGCACGGCGGCCGCATTCGCGAGCTGCACGCGGCCGAAGAGCGACGGCAGTGCGAGTCCCCGGAGCACCGTCTCGCGCCCGCGCCACGACCAGGTCGGCGGCTCGCCGGCCTCGTACACATGGCCGAAATCGCGTCCGGCGAGCCGCAGGTCGGCGCCGATGCGCCCGGCCTCGGCGCGTATCGTCGCCGGAACGGTTTCCGAGCCGAACACCAAAGGCTTTCCTGCCCGCATGATGCCGGCCTTCTCGCGCGCGATCGTCTCGACGTCGGCGCCCAGCCACTCGCAATGATCGAGTGTCACGTTGGTGATGATGCCCGCATCGGGCTCGACCGCGTTCACCGCGTCGAGCCGCCCGCCCATACCGATCTCGAGCACCGCGGCGCTCACGCCGGCGCGCGCGAACACGACGAGCGCAGCGAGCGTGCCGTACTCGAAATAGGTGAGCGGCACGCCCTCGCGCACCGCCTCGACTGCCGCGAACGCGTCCACGATGTCCGCATCGCTCGCGGCCACTCCGTTCACGCGCATGCGCTCGTTGTAAGCGAGCACGTGCGGCGAGGTGTAGCAGCCGGTCGTGTCCCCTCGCGCGCGGAACAGCGCCTCGAGCATCGCAGCCGAGGAACCCTTGCCGTTCGTTCCGCCGACGTGCACGACGCGTGCCGGGCGCGGCAGATCCAGCCGCGCCTGCACCTCGAGCACGCGCGCGAGGCCGAGCTCGATCTCGCGCGGCGAGAGCGTCTCGAGCCACGCCAGCCATTCGCCGAGGGGACGGTTGCGGACGTTCATCGCCGGCCTTGGGGCAGCCTGCAGAGCGGACTGGCTTGCGGGCGTTTACATCCACCCCGCAGGAGCCCGCCGCGCGGGCGACCCGATGTTTTCCGTCGCCCGCATGGCGGGCTCCTGTTCATCGTTGAGGCTTCAGGCCGCTTCGGCGGCCGGCGCCGGCCGGTGCGCGAGCTTGGCCAGCAGGTCGGCGATCTCGCGGCGCATGCGGCGGCGATCGACGATCATGTCGATGGCGCCGTGATCGAGCAGGAACTCGCTGCGCTGGAAACCTTCCGGCAGCTTCTGGCGCACCGTCTGCTCGATCACGCGCGGGCCCGCGAACCCGATCAGCGCCCGCGGCTCGGCGATGATGGCGTCGCCCAGCATCGCGAGACTCGCCGACACCCCGCCCGTGGTCGGGTCCGTGAGCACGGAAATGTACGGCACCCTGAGCTTGCCGAGCGTGGCCAGCGCCGCCGACGTCTTCGCCATCTGCAGCAGCGAGAACAGCGCCTCCTGCATCCGCGCCCCGCCGCTCGAAGAAAAGCACACCAGCGGAATGCGCCGCTCCGCGCTCACCGCGGCCGCGCGCGCGAAGCGCTCACCGACGACCGAACCCATCGAGCCGCCCATGAATGCGAACTCGAACGCGCAGGCCACGATCGGCTGCCCCATCAACGCCCCGCTCGCCGCCACCAGCGCATCCTTCTCGCCGGTCTTTTTCTGCGCCTGCGACAAGCGGTCGCGGTAGCGCTTGCTGTCCCGGAACTTGAGCGGATCCTGCGGCTCCAGCCCCGCGGCGATCTCCTCCTGGGTCTCGGGATCCAGGAACCAGTCGAGCCGCCGGCGCGCGCCGATGCGCATGTGGTGCTCGCATTTCGGGCACACGTTCAGGTTGCGCTCGAGCTCCGTGCGATAAAGCTGCGCGTCGCAGTTAGGGCACTTGATCCACACGCCCTGCGGCACGGAGCGCGTGCGCTTCTCCGTCTTGATCCGCGAGGGCATCAGTTTCTCGAACCAGCTCATGCTGCCATCTTAAACGATCCGTCAACCCCGGACATTGCCCCACCTCACGTTAGCGGCCGCCCTCCTGGCGCCGCGACCTGCAGGAGCGCGCATCGCGCGCGACCGGATCGTGGCACGCTCTCTTCAGGATCGCACGCCGCCGAGAGGGACTCCCCCGGCCGCGGCTCCGCCCTTGTCGGGATGGTGCCGTGCGTGAGCGATGCTGAAGGGCTAACGTGGCTTCGTTCTGTGTGGCTTCGATCGGTTGCCGCGGTCAGGTCTGCCCCTGCGCGGGCGGGATGCCGAGGTGGGACGGGTAGTCGACGCGAATAAGGGTGAGGCCCTGCGGCGGGGCCGTGATGCCGCCTTCCCGGCGGTCCCGGCTCGCGAGCACCTCCGCCGCCCACGCGGGCGGGCGCTCGCCGGTGCCGACGGCGGCGAGCAGGCCCGCGACGTTGCGCACCATGTGCTGCAGGAACGCGTTCGCACGCATCTCGATCGACACCCACTCGCCGTCGCGCGCGATCTCGATCGCCTGCACCTCGCGGCGCGGCGTCTTCGCCTGGCAGCCCGCCGCGCGGAACGCGGAGAAATCGTGCTCGCCGAGAAGATGGGCGGCAGCCTCGCGCATCGGCGCAATGTCGAGCGGCCGGTGCAGCCACCACGCACGATCGCGCGCGAGCGCCGAGCGCGTCATGCGGTTCAAAATCACGTAACGGTAGGTGCGCGCGACGGCCGAGTAGCGGGCGTGGAAGTCCTCCGGCACCCGCACGGCCCACAGCGCGTTCACGTCCGGCGGCAGGTGGCTGTTGACGCCGAGCACCCAGCTGCGCGCCCTGCGCTCCGCGCGGGTGTCGAAGTGCGCCACCTGCGCGCTCGCGTGCACCCCCGCATCGGTGCGCCCCGCGCACACCGCCTCGACCGGCTCGTCCGCCACCCGCGCCAGCGCCTCCTCCACGCGCTCCTGCACGCCGATGCCGCTCTTCTGCCGCTGCCAGCCGTTGTACGCGGTGCCGTCGTATTCGATGCCGAGCGCGATGCGCATCGCGCGATTATGCCGCAGCCGCCCCCGCCGGCGGCCGAAGGTTCGAAACGACTGGCGACCGCCGGCCGCCGAACGAAGGCACCGTAGCAGCGCGCACTGCGCGCGACCGAACGAAGGCACGTAAAAGAACGAAGCCACGCTGGCACTTCAGCATCGTTCACGCACGGCACCATCGCCAACAGGGCGGAGCCGCGGCTCCGCCCCAGCCACTGCGGCCAAACGTGCGTGAACGATGCGAACCCGAAGAGTGCGTGCCACGATGTACCACCGCGGTCGCGCGCAATGCGCGCTCCTACGGGTGCCGTTCAGGCGGGGAGCGAGTCGATCAGCTTCTGGGCCTGCTGGCGCTGGCCGTCATCGCCTTCCTCGAGCACCTCCTCGAGGATGCTGCGCGCGCCCTCGGGGTCCCCCATGTCGACATAGGCGCGGGCGAGATCGAGCTTGGTGCCGACCTCGGTCATCGTGCGCGCGTCGTGCAGGTCGTCGGAGAGATCGTCGGGTGACAGCGCCTCCGTCGGCGCGTCGTCGTCGCCCAGGAGATCGCCGAAGTCGAGATCGACCACGTTGCTCTTGCCGAGGCGCGGCCGCTCGACCGTGGCGTCGTCGCGCGGCTGGTCCACCGTGTCGCCTTCGCTGACGCGCAGCGCCGCCGTCAAATCGTCGAGATCGAGATCGAGCTCGCCGCCGGCGCGCGGCATCTCGCCGGTCGCATCCCGGTCGAACGTGGATTTGTCGAGGGCCTCGGTCTTGGCGAAGTCGAAGTCGCCGTCGAGGTCGCGGTCGCTGAGCGCGGTGGTTGCGACGTATTCCTGGTCGTCCAGGCTCGCGAGCAGGGTCTGGTCGTCATTCCCGAGCGTCGCCTCGTCGGACAGGACCTGCGTCTGCCCCGTGGCATCGAGCAGCGTGACGTCGAGATCGATGTCGGTGTCCTCGGGCTCGTCACCTCGCAGGGCACGGTTCCTGCCGGTGGCCTCGTCCAGTGACGGCATCTCGCTGGTCGCGGCGAGCGCGTCGTCGAGGTCGGCGTCGAGGTCGGCGAGGCTCGAATTACGGCCGGTCGCATCGCCGTCGTCGTTCGCCGCGAGCACGCCGCTCTCGGTCGTCGGGTCGAGGTCGCCGAGGTTCCCGGTGACGTCGTCGTCGAGGTCGCCGAGTCCTCCGGCTGCGAGATCCTGGAGATCGAGGCCGAGGTCGTCGAGATCGATCTCAGCCGTCTCCTCGGAGGCGATCTCCCTGCGCTTTGCGCCGAAACCGGACGGCTGCTCGATCGTCGGCGTCTCGACGGTGCTCTCCATCGTCGGATTTTCCAGCGTGGGATCGAAGTCACCGCGCTGCGCCATCTCGCGCGTGGTCGAAGCCCCGGTGTCGAGCTCGTCGTCGAACAGGAAATCGATGCCGCTCTGCTCGGTGCCCGAAGAGCCCGCGAGGTCGACGATCTCGCTGACCTGCCCGTCGGGCCCGCCGGCGAGATCCATGTCGAGCTCGGCGGCACCGTCGTCCAGCGTCAGGTCGACCGCGCGCGTGGCGCCCGCCGCTGCGGAGCCGGCGAACAGCCGGTGCTCCGGCGCGATCTGCCGGCCCATGATGACGATTTTCTCCCAGTCGGGGGTGGTCTCGCCGCCCAGCTGGTCGTCAAGGCGTTCCGCGGCGTCGACGAACGCATCGCGGTTGCCCCAGACGAAGTAGATTTCGCAGAGCTTGGCCATGAGGTCCTGGCGCTCCGGCTCCACGGCGAGCGCGCCGTTGATGAGATCGGCCGCCTGGTCGTACAGGCCGTACGCCATGTGGAAGTCCGCCTCGGCGATCGGGTCGGACTGGTCGAGGTTGATCGCGGTTTCGCTGCTGAAGGTGTCTTCGAGCGCGGGCTGGCTGCCGGTCGCCTCCGCGGCGTCGGGAGCCGGGGCGATCGGACGCGTCCTGCCGCGGTCCTGCTCGACGACGACGATGGCGCTGTCGTCGTCGCGTGCCAGCGCCCGCAGGCGCTCGGTGGAAGCGAGGCTTTCGCTGTCCACGTCCTCGCCGGCATCCAGCGCGTCCCAGACGCCGGTCGATTCGTCTTCCGTGCGCCCGGCGGCCCGCTTCGCGAGCCAGACCAGGATGGCGAGCACCACCAGCAGGACGCCGCCCAGGATGCCCCAGAACCCGGTGACGACGTCGAGCACGCGGTCGACGAGCCCCGGCT encodes the following:
- a CDS encoding UDP-2,3-diacylglucosamine diphosphatase, producing PVTTLFISDLHLEAARPEIGEQFLSFLGREAAGADALYILGDLFEYWIGDDDPDPYYAGMKSAIAEVAGAGVPLFFMHGNRDFLIGERFAAETGMTLLADPTPVNLYGRTVLLSHGDALCTDDVAYQAVRSMTRNPQWQAGMLAKSVEERRAIARQAREQSVAHGKAIDAEISDVNQAAVENLLRAHGMTTLLHGHTHRPAVHEFLLDGQPATRIVLGDWYTQGSVVRWNENGPSLETLPRP
- the miaE gene encoding tRNA isopentenyl-2-thiomethyl-A-37 hydroxylase MiaE, whose product is MAVSVEVPGPLLDCLDERTPAPWVRAATERLPELLLDHANCELKAAASALDLIRRYPARRALADRMSRLAREELRHFEQVLKHLDRLAIPFRRVSASRYAAALHAAVRRHEPQRLQDRLLVGALIEARSCERFAAVAPHLPPDIGDFYGGLLASEARHFEHYLAFARNEAGASDAAFEQRFAELRALEASLITTPDAEFRFHSGVPPP
- a CDS encoding serine/threonine-protein kinase; the protein is MDKPRIMIIDAQAEFRALLMHHVTTHWPDAAISYYDPTATGHLPDEFSGAGNDLVLLGDNQGDRRGMQTLRQFLRNPAFPPVVYFCSSDEMQRAARSAGAAGVFNRRRIRHDALIVRIGHILKARRRASSTASLFVGDLRTGIHPLVKGYRFLEKLSATEHSAVYLAERETDRERVILKVLRQVPDLSEGIGAFDRFLQEYELIADLHHPNIVRIYDLGVSDEHAHIAMEYLPGGDLRQRIQSGIDESDAIKWARQIASALAKVHSVGILHRDLKPGNIMLREDRSIALIDFGLAKRMRLEQEITGSGEIFGTPYYMSPEQGHAAEVDPRSDIYSLGVILFEMLTGEKPYRAANAMGIIWQHGHAPIPRLPAALSRHQALLDRLLAKRPEDRIQTADEVAAWL
- the purF gene encoding amidophosphoribosyltransferase is translated as MCGVVGIVGKGPVNQAIYDALTVLQHRGQDAAGIVTWGEDGLQTRKSNGLVRDVFHQRHMLRLTGNVGLGHVRYPTAGGSQASEAQPFYVNSPFGICLAHNGNLTNSEELKELLIREDRRHLNTGSDSEVLLNVFAHELQRRTDGRAEPRQIFDAVEAVHRRCSGGYAVAALVVGHGVVAFRDPHGIRPLILGRRDTPAGAEYMVASESVALDILRFRRVRDVRPGEAIYIENDGTLHSREHAGAVRHTPCIFEFVYLARPDSIIDDLSVYKARLRMGEQLAGQIVREWPDHDIDVVIPIPDTSRTSAGQAAYHLGVKYREGFIKNRYIARTFIMPGQAERTQSVRRKLNAIDLEFRGKNVLLVDDSIVRGTTSQQIIRMARDAGARKVYFASAAPPVRYPNVYGIDMPAASELIANGRSVDEVRKMIGADRLIYLDLHGLIRSVRHDNSEIVEFDTSCFSGEYVTGDVTPEYLRRLAEQRNDAAKQQERREQLLDAGVLAEEEAERTDTAVGM
- a CDS encoding CvpA family protein — its product is MPTADILIAVAIVISIAVGIFRGFVKEAISIAALLVAIWAAMNFGQDLGALSEDWLGSEGLQLWFGRLLIFVVVLVLGGILGWGFSKLMRVSALNGTDRALGGLFGFCRGALLVGVFVIGGQLARFDTDGWWQESRLIPYAAIVADWIRVMAPKGVDLLMPQAGKPAAQGES
- a CDS encoding SPOR domain-containing protein, with protein sequence MDRALKERIVGAVVLVAIVVLVVPVFLDGPAPEGRAMISEPVLLPGQSREPGERRTVVLERDRDQPLPDTPEAALHPVAAAAEREAGAGAASDEDGASRTGGPVSDTAAAPAEETAEPAATADTATARESKPQSTPEPKRESAPPPDTKTALATKEPAPERASPEPAEGESATGMWAVQLGSFSSKANADRLAAKLRAEGYAAFLSQLETASGELHRVRIGPQKDRAGAEAVARRLSAEGLKGQVVPHP
- a CDS encoding folylpolyglutamate synthase/dihydrofolate synthase family protein yields the protein MNVRNRPLGEWLAWLETLSPREIELGLARVLEVQARLDLPRPARVVHVGGTNGKGSSAAMLEALFRARGDTTGCYTSPHVLAYNERMRVNGVAASDADIVDAFAAVEAVREGVPLTYFEYGTLAALVVFARAGVSAAVLEIGMGGRLDAVNAVEPDAGIITNVTLDHCEWLGADVETIAREKAGIMRAGKPLVFGSETVPATIRAEAGRIGADLRLAGRDFGHVYEAGEPPTWSWRGRETVLRGLALPSLFGRVQLANAAAVLAVLEAMGVDDVLDAATVGGAFRRLALPGRFQRIECAGRSYLLDVAHNPDAARVLSDLLAELAHTGPIIAIIGVLADKDAGAIVRSLAPHVDGWIAVRPENARAADPDALAALIARESRRPCRVLPTPAAALEHVAAHADPNALVLITGSFYTVGPALEWLL
- the accD gene encoding acetyl-CoA carboxylase, carboxyltransferase subunit beta gives rise to the protein MSWFEKLMPSRIKTEKRTRSVPQGVWIKCPNCDAQLYRTELERNLNVCPKCEHHMRIGARRRLDWFLDPETQEEIAAGLEPQDPLKFRDSKRYRDRLSQAQKKTGEKDALVAASGALMGQPIVACAFEFAFMGGSMGSVVGERFARAAAVSAERRIPLVCFSSSGGARMQEALFSLLQMAKTSAALATLGKLRVPYISVLTDPTTGGVSASLAMLGDAIIAEPRALIGFAGPRVIEQTVRQKLPEGFQRSEFLLDHGAIDMIVDRRRMRREIADLLAKLAHRPAPAAEAA
- the truA gene encoding tRNA pseudouridine(38-40) synthase TruA; the encoded protein is MRIALGIEYDGTAYNGWQRQKSGIGVQERVEEALARVADEPVEAVCAGRTDAGVHASAQVAHFDTRAERRARSWVLGVNSHLPPDVNALWAVRVPEDFHARYSAVARTYRYVILNRMTRSALARDRAWWLHRPLDIAPMREAAAHLLGEHDFSAFRAAGCQAKTPRREVQAIEIARDGEWVSIEMRANAFLQHMVRNVAGLLAAVGTGERPPAWAAEVLASRDRREGGITAPPQGLTLIRVDYPSHLGIPPAQGQT
- a CDS encoding FimV/HubP family polar landmark protein — translated: MSLRPDRLWLILGLFLAGDAYALGLGEIRLSSALNEPLRAEIALVSATSEDLAELRVTLASADAFERYGLERPLYLTRLQFTVVPEARGAVIRVTSDKPITEPFVTFLVEASWPRGRLLREYTVLLDPPVFAPPPAARSEGVTAPQRALPADGGRIERPAASRPAASAPARPAAAADTGPAPVAGSEIRVARGDTLWNIASRVAGDRAGINQTMLAIYAANPEAFEGNINRLNAGAVLRVPGADDIFRISRADAARRVAEQNAAAGVGGAVARTEPRLELVPPDESLADAQATGAGAAESAGAGSASATTARIRELEQTISEQQSLIEVRDQELARLRAELESLRAAQAAAGAAPAEAATGTAETATPAGEPATEGAGAEQVFAEEGATEAGAEPAEAGAESPEPAAAGQQGPAAPAATPPASARPAPIRRAAEEPGLVDRVLDVVTGFWGILGGVLLVVLAILVWLAKRAAGRTEDESTGVWDALDAGEDVDSESLASTERLRALARDDDSAIVVVEQDRGRTRPIAPAPDAAEATGSQPALEDTFSSETAINLDQSDPIAEADFHMAYGLYDQAADLINGALAVEPERQDLMAKLCEIYFVWGNRDAFVDAAERLDDQLGGETTPDWEKIVIMGRQIAPEHRLFAGSAAAGATRAVDLTLDDGAAELDMDLAGGPDGQVSEIVDLAGSSGTEQSGIDFLFDDELDTGASTTREMAQRGDFDPTLENPTMESTVETPTIEQPSGFGAKRREIASEETAEIDLDDLGLDLQDLAAGGLGDLDDDVTGNLGDLDPTTESGVLAANDDGDATGRNSSLADLDADLDDALAATSEMPSLDEATGRNRALRGDEPEDTDIDLDVTLLDATGQTQVLSDEATLGNDDQTLLASLDDQEYVATTALSDRDLDGDFDFAKTEALDKSTFDRDATGEMPRAGGELDLDLDDLTAALRVSEGDTVDQPRDDATVERPRLGKSNVVDLDFGDLLGDDDAPTEALSPDDLSDDLHDARTMTEVGTKLDLARAYVDMGDPEGARSILEEVLEEGDDGQRQQAQKLIDSLPA